In one window of Limnohabitans sp. MORI2 DNA:
- a CDS encoding ATP-binding protein, translating to MFHIPTAFFIIGLLYLFLPIIVWLVLKHQASHTVSLWCLGGGVLAVGLLFISQRQFLPLWVTYTVANVFAWSGILMQATALRHALKKQWHVKWLALIVVLWAIVFDYFRVVLQSQDYRFAWSMTLYVMVFLYIAYLAWQISTEQDLRSGRWLAVVYVVAAIALILRIGRVMLDMTEPDVVADGVDSILTVVSGLLISVIGSFTFVSMFLERSAKRDLIDVENRARQQESARLADQIAQLERQRTLGAMSYAFAHELSQPLTALLMDTQSIKTSLQSPVLNLEDVTDSIHEIEKSANRTVALIEGIRNFIRPTKGMHELVDLKLLVHDVQLLLAHDIRKQNVTFQWDFDAAECLVRGDKVQLSQIVLNVYRNAVQAMAYSDVRTIHVALEREEHHVVLRVHDSGPGLNEDKRDQLGQPFVTTKAEGLGVGLSISTTIAEMHGGSFSITNAVGGGALVELNLPAA from the coding sequence ATGTTTCATATCCCCACAGCGTTCTTCATCATTGGCCTGCTTTATCTTTTCTTGCCGATCATTGTTTGGTTAGTACTCAAACATCAGGCTTCTCACACCGTGTCGTTGTGGTGTCTGGGTGGCGGCGTGTTGGCCGTTGGCCTGTTGTTTATTTCACAACGCCAATTTTTACCTTTGTGGGTAACTTACACCGTGGCCAATGTGTTTGCTTGGTCCGGTATTCTGATGCAAGCCACTGCTTTACGTCATGCTCTCAAAAAACAGTGGCACGTCAAATGGCTTGCCCTGATCGTCGTTTTATGGGCGATCGTTTTTGATTATTTCAGAGTGGTGCTGCAAAGTCAGGATTATCGTTTTGCATGGTCCATGACACTTTACGTGATGGTGTTCCTGTACATCGCATATTTAGCATGGCAAATTTCTACAGAGCAAGATCTGCGAAGTGGTCGTTGGTTGGCTGTTGTGTATGTTGTGGCCGCAATTGCACTGATTCTGCGCATTGGTCGAGTGATGTTGGATATGACTGAACCCGATGTCGTCGCCGATGGTGTCGATAGCATCCTGACGGTGGTCAGCGGACTTTTGATCTCAGTCATTGGCAGTTTTACCTTTGTCAGTATGTTCTTAGAGCGTTCCGCAAAGCGGGATTTGATTGATGTCGAAAACAGAGCAAGGCAGCAAGAGAGTGCGCGACTGGCAGACCAAATTGCGCAGCTCGAACGCCAGCGCACATTGGGCGCCATGTCGTATGCGTTTGCGCACGAATTGAGTCAACCACTGACTGCCCTCTTGATGGACACGCAATCTATCAAAACCAGTTTGCAATCCCCGGTGTTGAACTTGGAAGATGTCACAGACTCAATTCACGAGATTGAGAAAAGCGCGAATCGCACGGTCGCATTGATTGAGGGGATTCGTAACTTCATACGACCCACGAAAGGCATGCATGAGTTGGTGGACCTGAAGTTATTGGTTCATGACGTACAACTTCTGCTGGCACACGATATACGCAAGCAAAACGTGACGTTTCAATGGGACTTTGATGCCGCAGAATGTTTGGTACGCGGAGATAAAGTACAGCTGTCACAAATCGTGCTGAATGTGTACCGCAATGCAGTTCAGGCCATGGCTTATTCAGATGTGCGCACGATCCATGTGGCATTGGAGCGAGAAGAACATCATGTGGTGCTACGTGTGCATGACAGCGGCCCCGGATTGAATGAAGACAAACGTGACCAACTCGGGCAGCCCTTTGTCACCACCAAGGCAGAAGGCTTGGGTGTAGGGTTGTCAATTTCCACCACCATCGCCGAAATGCACGGCGGCAGTTTCAGTATCACCAATGCAGTGGGCGGCGGCGCGTTGGTTGAGCTGAATTTGCCTGCTGCATAA
- the ruvC gene encoding crossover junction endodeoxyribonuclease RuvC, with the protein MRILGIDPGLRTTGFGVVEKHGSQLLYVASGTIKTNKQEQGNLAERLKVLFDGIHEVAERYQPDTSAVEIVFVNVNPQATLLLGQARGACITALATCNLPVAEYTALQMKQAVAGHGLAKKEQVQEMVKRMLNLPGLPGPDAADALGIAITHAHAGHSMAKLAAATELQRSTSGMYKKGRSR; encoded by the coding sequence ATGCGCATTCTTGGCATTGACCCCGGCTTGCGTACCACTGGCTTTGGCGTGGTGGAAAAACACGGTAGCCAATTGCTTTACGTGGCCAGTGGGACCATCAAAACCAACAAGCAAGAACAAGGCAATTTGGCAGAGCGTTTGAAGGTGCTGTTTGACGGCATTCACGAAGTGGCCGAGCGTTACCAACCCGACACCTCGGCGGTGGAAATTGTGTTTGTCAACGTCAACCCACAAGCCACTTTGCTGCTGGGCCAAGCTCGCGGTGCGTGCATCACCGCTTTGGCCACCTGCAACTTGCCCGTGGCCGAATACACCGCCTTGCAAATGAAGCAAGCTGTGGCCGGTCATGGCCTGGCCAAGAAAGAGCAAGTGCAAGAGATGGTCAAACGCATGCTCAACCTTCCAGGTTTGCCTGGGCCTGATGCGGCAGATGCCTTGGGCATTGCCATCACCCATGCGCATGCAGGCCATTCGATGGCCAAGTTGGCCGCTGCCACCGAGTTGCAGCGCAGCACCAGCGGGATGTATAAAAAAGGGCGCAGTCGCTAA
- the lpxC gene encoding UDP-3-O-acyl-N-acetylglucosamine deacetylase produces MLKQRTLQSLTKAVGVGLHSGQRVELTLRPAQPDTGIVFRRVDLPQPVDIPITATAVTDTRLASTISNGGAKVFTVEHLMSACAGLGIDNLYIDITAEEVPILDGSASSFVFLLQSAGIVEQNAPKRFIRLLKTVEVREGEGANVKWARLDPHHGYKLSFEIDFRHPAVDSTGQSVVFDMDTDVYTRDIARARTFGFTRDVEMMRANGLALGGGLDNAIVMDDYKVLNSDGLRYDDEFVKHKILDAMGDLYLIGKPLLASYVAFRSGHAMNNLLLRELLSQPDAYEVVTFEDARKAPPGLAQLAPAW; encoded by the coding sequence CGTCGGTCTTCACAGCGGTCAACGCGTGGAACTGACCCTAAGGCCTGCGCAACCCGACACGGGCATCGTGTTCCGTCGGGTGGATTTGCCGCAGCCTGTCGATATCCCCATCACCGCCACGGCGGTGACGGATACGCGTTTGGCTTCGACTATTTCCAATGGCGGTGCGAAGGTGTTCACTGTTGAGCATTTGATGTCGGCTTGTGCAGGTTTAGGCATTGACAACCTTTACATCGACATCACGGCAGAAGAAGTGCCCATCTTGGATGGCTCGGCTTCGTCGTTTGTGTTCTTGCTGCAAAGCGCGGGCATCGTGGAGCAAAACGCACCCAAACGTTTCATTCGCCTATTGAAAACAGTGGAAGTTCGTGAAGGCGAGGGAGCCAATGTGAAGTGGGCGCGTCTAGACCCACATCATGGCTACAAGCTCAGCTTTGAAATTGATTTCCGTCATCCAGCAGTCGACTCCACAGGGCAGAGCGTGGTTTTTGACATGGATACGGATGTTTATACCCGAGACATTGCGCGTGCCCGCACCTTTGGTTTCACACGCGATGTGGAAATGATGCGTGCCAATGGCCTCGCACTGGGCGGCGGTTTGGACAACGCCATCGTGATGGATGACTACAAGGTCTTGAACAGCGATGGTTTGCGCTATGACGACGAGTTTGTGAAACACAAGATTCTCGACGCCATGGGCGATTTGTATTTGATCGGTAAACCCTTGCTGGCTTCGTATGTCGCCTTCCGCTCAGGGCATGCGATGAATAACCTGCTGTTGCGTGAGTTGCTGAGTCAGCCTGACGCTTACGAAGTGGTTACTTTTGAAGATGCCCGCAAAGCACCGCCAGGTTTGGCTCAACTTGCGCCTGCGTGGTAA